Proteins found in one Cyanobacteria bacterium QS_8_64_29 genomic segment:
- a CDS encoding branched-chain alpha-keto acid dehydrogenase subunit E2, whose translation MVQEIYMPALSSTMTEGKIVSWSKSTGDKVEKGETLVVVESDKADMDVEAFHNGYLAAVIVDEGQEAPVGEPIALLAESESEIETAQAQAQSYQPRSSQAVGAADPITALTASNSSTTTDASAPSSEAEQPSASEPSSASAADGGSDGAEAATAAAPRSGRTIASPRARKRARELGVDLAAVSGSGPYGRIVTADVEAAAGQRAPTAAPATGSQQGTAVPAPPAAAPAGETVPFNTLERSVADNMAASVHAPTFRVGYTVATDPLETLHQQVKAKGVTMTALLAKAVALTLRQHPRLNASYAQDGIHYPGNINVAVAVAMEDGGLITPVLQNADGVDLYTLSRTWRDLVERARAKQLQPEEYSSGTFTISNLGMYGVDRFDAILPPGQGSILAIGASQPQVVATGEGMMGIRRQMQLNLTCDHRIIYGTHAAAFLRDLAATLESDPQSLAL comes from the coding sequence CCGGCGACAAAGTCGAAAAAGGCGAAACGCTGGTGGTGGTGGAGTCCGACAAAGCCGATATGGATGTCGAGGCCTTCCACAATGGTTACCTGGCAGCCGTCATTGTCGATGAGGGCCAAGAAGCCCCTGTGGGCGAGCCCATTGCCCTGCTGGCTGAGAGCGAGAGCGAGATCGAAACGGCGCAAGCGCAAGCCCAGTCCTATCAGCCCCGCTCCTCGCAGGCGGTAGGGGCTGCCGATCCCATCACGGCGCTGACCGCATCCAACAGCTCAACTACTACCGACGCGAGTGCCCCTAGCAGCGAGGCCGAGCAGCCCTCGGCTTCCGAGCCAAGCAGCGCATCCGCCGCCGATGGCGGCTCGGATGGCGCCGAAGCGGCAACGGCTGCTGCCCCCCGCAGCGGCCGCACGATTGCCTCGCCCCGTGCCCGCAAGCGCGCGCGCGAGCTGGGAGTGGATCTGGCAGCCGTGTCGGGCAGTGGCCCCTACGGCCGGATCGTCACGGCCGATGTAGAAGCGGCCGCTGGGCAACGCGCCCCGACGGCAGCACCGGCAACCGGCTCCCAGCAGGGCACCGCAGTACCAGCGCCCCCGGCAGCAGCGCCAGCAGGCGAGACAGTTCCGTTCAATACCCTCGAGCGCTCGGTTGCCGACAACATGGCAGCCAGCGTGCATGCACCCACCTTCCGCGTGGGCTACACCGTCGCGACAGACCCGCTAGAGACCCTCCACCAGCAAGTCAAAGCCAAAGGCGTCACTATGACCGCTTTGCTGGCCAAGGCGGTTGCCCTGACCTTGCGCCAGCACCCGCGGCTCAACGCCAGCTACGCCCAGGACGGCATCCACTATCCCGGTAACATCAACGTTGCCGTTGCGGTTGCCATGGAAGACGGCGGCTTAATTACGCCGGTTCTCCAAAACGCGGACGGCGTCGACCTCTACACCCTGTCGCGGACTTGGCGGGATTTGGTCGAGCGCGCGCGCGCCAAGCAGCTGCAGCCCGAGGAGTACAGCAGCGGAACGTTTACGATTTCCAATTTGGGCATGTATGGGGTCGATCGCTTCGACGCCATTCTGCCGCCCGGCCAAGGCAGCATCCTGGCTATTGGCGCTTCCCAGCCGCAAGTGGTGGCAACCGGCGAGGGCATGATGGGCATCCGCCGTCAAATGCAGCTCAACCTCACCTGCGACCACCGCATCATCTACGGTACCCATGCCGCTGCTTTCCTGCGGGATCTGGCAGCCACTCTGGAATCGGATCCGCAGTCGCTAGCCCTGTAA
- a CDS encoding phycobiliprotein lyase has translation MDINEFLQKSEGKWFSQRTYYDLTQQTSQDSKSEITIELLPATDAAVARLCHQAGFSPEDSCGGARIGWDNSVDWDAPAQRGQTVVAAVPSPQQPQTGQLVQQPSGDGQAPLVACYEIAADESLTLTAEAGETYSQERLWFAHPNLRLRTVLQGSQSVSRTAFYSEIRRVSAQ, from the coding sequence ATGGACATTAATGAGTTTTTGCAAAAAAGCGAAGGCAAGTGGTTTTCGCAGCGCACCTACTACGACCTGACGCAACAAACCTCTCAAGACAGCAAATCGGAAATAACCATCGAGCTGCTGCCGGCTACCGATGCGGCGGTGGCGCGCTTGTGCCATCAGGCCGGCTTTAGCCCTGAAGACAGCTGCGGTGGGGCGCGCATCGGTTGGGACAACTCGGTGGATTGGGATGCCCCCGCGCAACGCGGCCAGACGGTCGTTGCGGCCGTTCCCAGCCCCCAACAACCCCAGACCGGGCAGCTCGTGCAGCAACCCAGCGGCGATGGGCAGGCGCCGCTGGTTGCCTGCTACGAAATCGCGGCGGACGAATCGCTGACCCTAACGGCTGAGGCGGGCGAGACCTACTCGCAGGAGCGCTTGTGGTTTGCCCACCCCAACCTGCGGTTGCGCACGGTCCTGCAGGGCTCGCAGTCGGTGAGCCGGACGGCTTTTTATTCCGAAATCCGGCGCGTCTCGGCCCAGTAA
- a CDS encoding MFS transporter, with the protein MGPAMTANALAFYLLYFLTQVAGLPPGLAGSVLAISRVWDAINDPAIGLLSDHTRLRWGRRLPWMLFGSVPFGLLFFAQWLVPRFSDSDPLNTWALFGYYVLIGILFQLGYTAVNLPYTALTPELTQDYNERTSLTSFRFAFSLGGSILALVLASMIFAAYPQDSQQQYRVWGAAIALLAVVPLLWCVLGVRERGRPALLARSQQRQLGGGLIAASLGLLAYGIAQGLGWVPPPVAARPVSLTVTALLAALLLPFGLTLRWGQREANLQAAPPASSERQPELGWRAQLRIAIGNRPFRYIVGIYLCAWLAVQLTAAVLPYFVVSWLGLAEAAFPRVALAVQGSAIVMLFVWQAASQRLEKQTVFLLGAGVWVGVQAGLFALQPAQAAGAYALAVLAGIGIAVAYLIPWSMLPDAIDLDELQTGQRREGLFYAFLVVLQKLGLALALLLVGQGLDWAGFVESQAGEPAPQQPASALLAIRIAIAPLPAVFLLAAMGLAYRYPLDRARHRAIRRQLQQRAAGTEPPSA; encoded by the coding sequence ATGGGGCCGGCCATGACCGCCAATGCGCTGGCCTTTTATTTGCTTTACTTTCTAACCCAAGTTGCAGGGCTGCCGCCGGGGCTAGCCGGCAGCGTCTTGGCGATCAGCCGCGTCTGGGATGCAATTAACGATCCGGCCATCGGCTTGCTCAGCGATCACACGCGCCTGCGGTGGGGACGCCGCCTGCCCTGGATGCTGTTTGGGTCCGTCCCCTTTGGGCTGTTGTTTTTTGCCCAGTGGCTGGTTCCCCGCTTTAGCGACAGCGACCCCCTCAACACCTGGGCCCTATTCGGCTACTACGTGCTTATCGGCATTCTGTTTCAGCTGGGCTACACGGCCGTCAACTTGCCCTATACGGCCCTAACGCCCGAGCTCACCCAGGACTATAACGAACGCACCAGCCTGACTAGCTTTCGCTTTGCCTTCTCGCTGGGTGGCAGCATCCTGGCGCTGGTCCTGGCAAGCATGATTTTTGCCGCCTATCCGCAAGACTCGCAGCAGCAGTATCGGGTATGGGGCGCCGCGATAGCGCTGCTGGCGGTCGTTCCGCTGCTGTGGTGCGTTTTGGGCGTGCGCGAGCGGGGTCGTCCGGCGCTGCTGGCCCGGTCGCAGCAGCGCCAGTTGGGGGGCGGGCTCATTGCCGCCAGCTTGGGGCTATTGGCGTACGGAATCGCGCAAGGGTTGGGCTGGGTACCGCCGCCAGTCGCGGCGCGCCCGGTCAGCCTGACGGTAACTGCCCTGCTGGCCGCACTGCTGCTGCCCTTCGGGCTGACGCTGCGCTGGGGCCAGCGCGAGGCCAACTTGCAAGCGGCACCGCCAGCTAGCAGCGAGCGGCAACCCGAGCTCGGTTGGCGGGCGCAGCTGCGGATCGCCATCGGCAACCGGCCGTTTCGCTACATTGTGGGGATTTATCTGTGCGCCTGGCTGGCCGTGCAGCTCACGGCCGCCGTCCTGCCCTACTTTGTGGTGAGTTGGTTGGGGCTGGCTGAGGCGGCCTTCCCGCGGGTAGCCCTGGCCGTGCAAGGCTCGGCCATCGTCATGCTGTTCGTTTGGCAAGCGGCCAGCCAGCGGCTGGAGAAGCAAACCGTGTTTTTGCTGGGCGCAGGCGTGTGGGTGGGCGTGCAAGCAGGCCTGTTTGCCTTGCAGCCCGCCCAGGCGGCGGGCGCGTACGCGCTGGCCGTCCTGGCTGGAATTGGGATTGCCGTTGCCTATCTTATTCCCTGGTCCATGCTGCCCGACGCCATCGATCTGGACGAGCTGCAAACGGGCCAGCGCCGCGAGGGCCTGTTTTATGCTTTCCTGGTAGTCTTGCAAAAGCTGGGCCTGGCCCTGGCCCTGCTGCTGGTGGGCCAGGGCCTGGATTGGGCTGGGTTTGTCGAGTCGCAGGCCGGCGAACCTGCCCCCCAGCAACCGGCAAGCGCGCTGCTGGCCATCCGCATTGCCATCGCCCCCCTACCGGCGGTGTTTTTGCTGGCGGCCATGGGGTTGGCGTACCGCTACCCGCTCGACCGGGCCCGGCACCGCGCCATCCGCCGGCAGCTGCAGCAGCGGGCGGCGGGAACTGAGCCCCCATCCGCTTGA
- a CDS encoding phosphoribosyltransferase yields MPELAVSWAQYHRTIEALAAQIYQSGWCFDQIACVAKGGLRVGDILARLFDRPLAVLAATSYGGPGNRIRGEIALSPHLATTAERMGPRVLLADDLSDSGTSLQASRNWLLEHYGSDIETIRTAVLWCKGDSAVLPDYYVRYLPDNPWIRQPFEPYEQMSPAELAPASPPAEQQQPQR; encoded by the coding sequence ATGCCAGAGCTAGCTGTTTCCTGGGCGCAGTACCACCGCACCATCGAAGCCCTAGCGGCTCAAATCTACCAGTCGGGCTGGTGCTTCGATCAAATCGCTTGCGTAGCCAAAGGCGGGTTGCGGGTGGGCGATATTCTCGCGCGCCTGTTCGATCGGCCCCTGGCCGTCCTAGCCGCGACATCTTACGGGGGACCCGGCAACCGCATCCGCGGCGAGATCGCGCTCTCGCCGCATCTGGCCACTACGGCCGAGCGCATGGGACCGCGCGTGCTGCTAGCCGACGACCTCAGCGACTCGGGGACCAGCCTGCAAGCGAGCCGCAACTGGCTGCTCGAGCACTACGGCAGCGATATCGAAACCATCCGCACGGCCGTGCTCTGGTGCAAAGGCGATTCCGCGGTCCTGCCGGATTACTACGTCCGTTACTTGCCCGACAATCCCTGGATCCGCCAGCCCTTTGAGCCCTACGAGCAGATGAGCCCCGCCGAGCTGGCGCCGGCATCACCCCCCGCCGAACAGCAGCAACCACAGCGGTAG
- a CDS encoding transporter → MPALLVLYWQLAGGVLAGVVLGRLLPARVPATLGRFLFWVGVPVGIVAFLRRADLSGAVWLAPLLAWGAVLAGALLATALGRLQPQSLPPAARGSFFLTAMLGNTGYMGYPVNLALAGERFFGWAVFFDLGMVLSSYGLGVLLAAYWGRQATGYRQLARAIVTTPALWGVGLGLLLRPIALPPLAQAALQGAGWSAIGGALLLIGMRLSQLSSWHRWRLAAASLSVKMLLVPLLLGSLLGLSGMTGLQRLAMVLQAGMPPAFATLVITEAYELDRELTVTAIAAGSGSLLLTLPLWLLLFGGG, encoded by the coding sequence ATGCCAGCTTTGCTCGTGCTTTATTGGCAATTGGCCGGTGGTGTCCTGGCGGGCGTCGTGCTGGGGCGGCTGCTGCCGGCTCGGGTGCCGGCTACCTTGGGTCGGTTTTTGTTCTGGGTGGGCGTGCCGGTCGGCATCGTTGCCTTTCTGCGCCGCGCCGATCTCTCGGGGGCTGTATGGTTGGCGCCGCTGTTGGCCTGGGGCGCCGTGCTGGCCGGAGCCCTGCTGGCAACAGCCCTGGGGCGCCTGCAGCCCCAATCGCTGCCGCCGGCAGCGCGCGGCAGCTTTTTTTTAACCGCCATGCTGGGCAACACCGGCTACATGGGGTATCCGGTCAATCTGGCGCTGGCTGGCGAGCGCTTTTTTGGCTGGGCCGTCTTTTTCGATTTAGGCATGGTGCTGAGCTCCTACGGGCTCGGGGTATTGCTGGCTGCCTACTGGGGGCGGCAGGCAACTGGCTACCGCCAGCTAGCGCGCGCCATCGTTACCACGCCGGCGCTGTGGGGGGTGGGTCTGGGCCTGTTGTTGCGGCCCATCGCGCTGCCGCCCCTGGCGCAGGCGGCGCTGCAGGGCGCTGGCTGGAGTGCCATTGGCGGGGCCTTGCTGCTGATCGGCATGCGGCTGAGCCAGCTGTCTTCCTGGCACCGCTGGCGCCTGGCTGCGGCCAGCTTGAGCGTCAAAATGCTGCTGGTCCCGCTGCTGCTGGGCAGCCTGCTGGGCCTGTCGGGCATGACCGGCCTGCAGCGCCTGGCGATGGTTCTGCAGGCAGGCATGCCGCCGGCGTTTGCCACGCTGGTCATCACCGAGGCCTACGAGCTGGATCGCGAGCTAACAGTGACCGCGATCGCGGCGGGCTCGGGCAGTTTGCTGCTAACGCTACCGCTGTGGTTGCTGCTGTTCGGCGGGGGGTGA
- a CDS encoding D-alanyl-D-alanine carboxypeptidase has protein sequence MWGAGLGLGVIALVAGGVALLRASPLELAWPSALQQSSSTAADSSSSPSAQSPASQPNVLGHLPYPEAPRASLEALAANGDIRLRIPAARAFERMRAAARRDGIRLVPLSGFRSQQQQERLFFERKKRRVQSARQRAELSAPPGYSEHHTGYAIDIGSAAAPQTHLQASFARTEAFAWLQQNAARYSFELSFPPDNPQGIDYEPWHWRYVGNRHSLETFYRARKRSSETN, from the coding sequence CTGTGGGGAGCGGGGCTAGGCTTGGGCGTGATCGCGTTGGTTGCCGGCGGCGTTGCGCTGCTGCGCGCCTCGCCCCTGGAGCTAGCTTGGCCGAGCGCGCTGCAGCAATCGAGCTCGACGGCCGCCGACTCCTCAAGCTCCCCTTCAGCCCAATCGCCGGCGAGCCAGCCCAATGTCTTGGGCCACCTGCCCTACCCCGAAGCCCCGCGCGCATCCTTGGAAGCACTGGCTGCCAACGGCGACATTCGGCTGCGAATCCCCGCCGCCCGAGCCTTCGAGCGCATGCGCGCCGCCGCGCGGCGCGATGGCATCCGCTTAGTGCCGCTATCCGGCTTCCGCAGCCAGCAGCAGCAGGAGCGCCTTTTCTTTGAGCGTAAAAAACGGCGCGTCCAATCGGCGCGCCAACGGGCTGAGCTGAGCGCGCCGCCCGGCTACAGCGAGCACCACACGGGCTATGCCATTGACATTGGCAGTGCCGCAGCGCCGCAAACTCACCTGCAAGCAAGCTTTGCGCGCACTGAGGCTTTTGCCTGGCTGCAGCAGAACGCAGCCCGCTACAGCTTCGAGCTCTCCTTCCCGCCCGACAATCCGCAGGGGATTGACTACGAGCCCTGGCACTGGCGCTACGTGGGCAATCGGCACAGCCTAGAGACGTTCTATCGGGCGCGGAAGAGATCGTCTGAGACTAACTGA